In the genome of Ensifer adhaerens, one region contains:
- a CDS encoding cobaltochelatase CobT subunit — protein sequence MAGRGDNSKAKPGGGVDTEPLRQAITGCIRAVAGSPEIEVVFSSERPGFAGDRMRLPELSKRPTAHDVSMTRGLGDSMALRKACHNAKVHAVMSPQGDDAKAVFDAVEQARVEAIGSNRMAGMGDNLDTVLADRLAKSNYRTVTRREDAPIHDAVALLVRERLTGRKTPAEAGPVLDLWRDFLEEKGAVDLDKLPAAIEDQQAFAKLVRNLLTSMEMAENYGDNDTEENNDEDNSSEDDSPRSDEENQDNVEEEAGDDAAPSEDSETSEEQLDDGEMDGAEISDDDMSDDGDEDSETPGEMKRPATPFDDFNEKVDYKVFTQEFDEEIPAEELCDESELLRLRAFLDKQLAHLQGAVGRLANRLQRRLMAQQNRSWDFDLEEGYLDPARLVRLVIDPMQPLSFKQERDTKFRDTVVTLLIDNSGSMRGRPITVAATCADILARTLERCGVKVEILGFTTKAWKGGLSREKWLADGKPATPGRLNDLRHIIYKSAATPWRRARANLGLMMREGLLKENIDGEALIWAHNRLLARPEQRRILMMISDGAPVDDSTLSVNPGNYLERHLRAVIEQIETKSPVELLAIGIGHDVTRYYRRAVTIVDADELAGAMTEQLAALFADESEAGGSGRRGLRRAG from the coding sequence ATGGCAGGCAGAGGCGATAATTCGAAGGCCAAACCGGGCGGCGGGGTTGATACCGAGCCGCTCCGGCAGGCGATTACGGGCTGCATCCGCGCGGTTGCCGGCAGCCCGGAGATCGAGGTCGTATTTTCGAGCGAACGGCCCGGCTTTGCCGGCGACCGCATGCGCCTGCCCGAACTTTCGAAGCGCCCAACGGCCCACGACGTTTCCATGACGCGTGGCCTGGGCGACTCCATGGCGCTGCGCAAGGCCTGCCATAACGCCAAGGTTCATGCCGTCATGTCGCCGCAGGGCGATGATGCCAAGGCCGTGTTCGACGCCGTCGAGCAGGCGCGCGTGGAAGCCATTGGCTCCAACCGCATGGCCGGCATGGGCGACAATCTGGATACGGTTCTCGCGGACCGGCTGGCAAAGTCCAACTACCGCACCGTGACGCGGCGCGAGGATGCCCCCATCCATGATGCCGTCGCCCTTCTGGTGCGCGAGCGGCTGACGGGGCGCAAGACGCCTGCGGAAGCCGGTCCCGTGCTCGATCTGTGGCGCGACTTTCTCGAAGAAAAGGGCGCGGTCGATCTGGACAAGCTGCCGGCGGCGATCGAGGACCAGCAGGCCTTCGCCAAGCTCGTGCGCAATCTTCTGACGTCGATGGAAATGGCCGAGAATTACGGCGATAACGACACGGAAGAGAATAACGACGAGGACAATTCCTCCGAAGACGACAGCCCGCGCAGCGACGAGGAAAATCAGGACAATGTCGAGGAAGAGGCCGGCGACGATGCCGCACCGTCCGAAGACAGCGAGACCTCGGAAGAACAGCTCGACGACGGCGAGATGGACGGCGCGGAGATCTCCGACGACGACATGAGCGACGACGGCGACGAGGACAGCGAGACGCCCGGCGAAATGAAGCGCCCGGCGACGCCGTTTGACGATTTCAATGAAAAGGTCGACTACAAGGTCTTCACGCAGGAATTCGACGAGGAAATCCCGGCAGAAGAGCTGTGCGACGAGTCTGAGCTCCTGCGTCTGCGCGCCTTCCTCGACAAGCAGCTCGCGCATCTGCAGGGCGCGGTTGGCCGTCTTGCAAATCGGTTGCAGCGCCGCTTGATGGCGCAACAGAACCGCTCCTGGGACTTCGACCTGGAAGAGGGCTATCTGGATCCGGCGCGGCTCGTCCGCCTCGTCATCGACCCGATGCAGCCGCTTTCCTTCAAGCAGGAGCGCGATACGAAGTTCCGCGATACGGTCGTGACGCTGCTGATCGACAATTCCGGCTCCATGCGCGGCCGGCCGATCACGGTGGCCGCAACCTGCGCCGATATTCTGGCCCGCACACTGGAGCGCTGCGGCGTGAAGGTAGAGATCCTCGGTTTCACCACCAAGGCGTGGAAGGGCGGTCTTTCGCGCGAGAAGTGGCTGGCCGACGGCAAGCCGGCGACGCCCGGCCGCCTCAACGACTTGCGCCACATCATCTACAAGTCGGCGGCCACACCGTGGCGGCGTGCACGAGCCAATCTCGGCCTGATGATGCGCGAAGGCCTGCTCAAGGAAAACATCGACGGCGAAGCGCTGATCTGGGCGCATAACCGCTTGCTGGCGCGGCCCGAGCAGCGTCGTATTCTCATGATGATCTCGGACGGCGCGCCGGTCGACGATTCGACGCTGTCGGTCAATCCGGGCAATTATCTCGAGCGCCATCTGCGCGCGGTCATCGAGCAGATCGAGACGAAGTCGCCGGTCGAGCTTCTGGCCATCGGTATTGGTCACGACGTGACGCGCTACTATCGTCGAGCCGTCACGATCGTGGATGCCGACGAGCTGGCAGGCGCGATGACCGAGCAGCTGGCAGCCTTGTTTGCCGACGAGAGCGAAGCGGGCGGCAGCGGCCGGCGTGGTCTGCGCCGCGCGGGTTGA
- a CDS encoding large subunit ribosomal protein L28 has translation MSRSCELTAKGVQVGNNVSHANNKTKRRFLPNLVNVTLISDALGQSFRLRVSAAALRSVEHRGGLDAFLAKANENELSMRARLLKRQIAKKLAEAA, from the coding sequence ATGTCGCGCAGCTGCGAATTGACCGCCAAGGGCGTCCAGGTTGGCAACAACGTCAGCCATGCAAACAACAAGACGAAGCGCCGCTTCCTCCCGAACCTCGTCAACGTGACGCTGATTTCGGATGCACTCGGCCAGAGCTTCCGCCTGCGCGTTTCCGCTGCAGCGCTGCGCTCCGTCGAGCATCGCGGTGGCCTTGATGCCTTCCTCGCCAAGGCAAACGAAAACGAACTTAGCATGCGCGCGCGCCTGCTGAAGCGCCAGATCGCCAAGAAGCTCGCTGAAGCTGCTTGA
- a CDS encoding Permease of the drug/metabolite transporter (DMT) superfamily → MKSRATLIGFTAILMWSLLALMTAASGKMPPFQLAAVTFLIGSLPGLIMLAAKPARVAAFRQPWPVWVTGIAGLFGYHFLYFTALRNAPPAEAGLIAYLWPLFIVLGSALLPGERLRLHHVLGAVLGLSGSFLIVSRNGLSFDGAYTLGYVMAFLCAFTWAAYSLMSRKFGSVPTDAVTAFCLATSVLSLISHLALEQTVWPETTSQWIAVIGLGLFPVGLAFYTWDYGVKRGDIQLLGAASYAAPLLSTGALILGGFAEPSWRIAGAGLLITAGAVIAARDMIFKRRVAA, encoded by the coding sequence ATGAAATCCCGCGCCACCCTGATCGGGTTCACCGCCATTCTCATGTGGTCGTTGTTGGCATTGATGACGGCGGCCTCGGGCAAGATGCCGCCCTTCCAGCTGGCCGCCGTGACCTTCCTGATCGGCAGCCTGCCGGGCCTGATCATGCTGGCGGCAAAGCCGGCTCGTGTTGCCGCCTTCCGGCAGCCCTGGCCGGTCTGGGTAACGGGGATTGCAGGCCTTTTCGGCTATCACTTCCTCTATTTCACGGCGCTGCGCAACGCGCCGCCGGCGGAAGCCGGGCTGATTGCCTATCTGTGGCCGCTCTTCATCGTGCTTGGCTCGGCGCTGTTGCCGGGCGAGCGGCTGAGGCTGCATCATGTCCTCGGTGCCGTGCTTGGCCTGTCGGGCTCGTTCCTCATCGTCTCGCGCAACGGACTTTCCTTCGATGGCGCCTATACGCTCGGCTATGTCATGGCCTTTCTCTGCGCCTTCACCTGGGCGGCCTATTCGCTGATGTCGCGGAAATTCGGCTCGGTGCCGACGGATGCGGTGACGGCCTTTTGTCTGGCGACTTCGGTACTCTCGCTGATCAGCCATCTGGCGCTGGAACAGACAGTGTGGCCTGAGACGACGAGCCAATGGATCGCCGTGATTGGTCTCGGCCTCTTCCCGGTTGGCCTTGCCTTCTACACCTGGGATTACGGGGTGAAGAGGGGGGATATCCAGCTTTTGGGCGCGGCAAGCTATGCCGCGCCACTGCTCTCGACGGGTGCGTTGATCCTTGGCGGTTTCGCCGAACCATCCTGGCGGATTGCCGGGGCCGGCCTGCTGATCACGGCCGGCGCGGTCATCGCCGCGCGTGACATGATCTTCAAGCGCCGCGTCGCGGCATAG
- a CDS encoding hydroxyacylglutathione hydrolase has translation MTELDIDLFPCLSDNFGVLMHDPETGLTAAIDAPEEGPILEALDRRGWTLSHLFITHHHADHTGAIAPLAARFKIEVIGPEGEKHKIGGLTRTVRDGERFEFAGRPVDVIETPGHTLGHICYHLPEDKLLFAADTLFALGCGRVFEGTMEQMHRSLQRLGQLPDETTVYFGHEYTQSNARYALTVEPENPALVARAEEIAELREKNRFTAPTTIGLEKTTNPFLRAKSAEEFAEIRKGKDNFK, from the coding sequence ATGACTGAGCTGGATATCGATCTCTTCCCCTGTCTCTCGGACAATTTCGGCGTCCTTATGCATGACCCTGAAACGGGGCTGACGGCAGCGATAGACGCACCGGAAGAAGGCCCCATCCTCGAAGCGCTCGATCGGCGTGGGTGGACTCTGAGCCATCTCTTCATCACGCATCACCACGCCGACCACACCGGCGCGATTGCTCCGCTCGCTGCCCGTTTCAAGATTGAGGTGATCGGGCCGGAAGGGGAAAAGCACAAGATTGGTGGCCTGACCCGAACGGTCAGGGATGGCGAGCGCTTCGAATTCGCCGGCCGTCCGGTCGATGTCATCGAAACACCCGGCCATACGCTCGGCCACATCTGCTACCATCTGCCTGAAGACAAGCTGCTCTTTGCCGCCGACACGCTCTTCGCGCTGGGTTGCGGCCGCGTCTTCGAAGGTACGATGGAGCAGATGCACAGGTCGCTCCAGCGACTGGGTCAGCTGCCTGACGAGACCACTGTCTATTTTGGTCACGAATACACGCAGTCCAATGCACGCTATGCATTGACCGTGGAACCTGAAAACCCCGCACTCGTCGCCCGCGCCGAGGAGATTGCCGAACTGCGCGAAAAGAACCGCTTCACCGCGCCAACGACGATCGGGCTTGAAAAAACAACCAATCCTTTTCTTCGCGCCAAATCGGCGGAAGAGTTTGCCGAGATCCGCAAGGGCAAGGACAATTTCAAGTGA
- a CDS encoding Methyltransferase domain-containing protein, producing MYADIVDLREFYLSSVGRMAEQSITMALSAIWQGVPDERLMGLGYALPYLDRFKAGTERTFAFMPAGQGAVNWPVPGLSAAALVFDEELPLPDASLDRVLMVHSLEFAESPRETLKELWRVLAPGGRLVIVVPNRRGLWARLDNTPFGTGRPYSRSQLIALLRETNFTPGAMSEALFFPPAARRSLLGMWQGMEKIGRKLWPAFSGVVIIEAHKRLYQGLPVAVRASRRVFVPVLAPHGVPTTRIRAD from the coding sequence ATGTATGCCGATATCGTCGATCTGAGAGAATTCTACCTGTCGTCCGTCGGACGGATGGCGGAGCAGTCCATCACCATGGCGCTCTCCGCAATCTGGCAGGGTGTGCCCGACGAGCGGCTGATGGGGCTGGGCTATGCGCTGCCCTATCTGGATCGCTTCAAGGCGGGGACGGAACGGACATTCGCCTTCATGCCGGCGGGGCAGGGCGCGGTGAATTGGCCCGTGCCGGGCCTTTCGGCTGCCGCTCTTGTCTTTGACGAGGAGTTGCCGCTTCCGGATGCGTCCCTCGACCGCGTGCTGATGGTGCATTCGCTCGAATTTGCGGAAAGCCCGCGCGAGACGCTGAAGGAACTGTGGCGTGTGCTGGCCCCTGGCGGACGCCTCGTCATCGTCGTGCCCAATAGGCGCGGGCTCTGGGCGCGGCTTGATAACACACCTTTCGGCACCGGTCGGCCCTATTCGCGCAGCCAGTTGATCGCACTGTTGCGCGAGACCAATTTCACGCCCGGCGCGATGAGCGAGGCGCTGTTCTTCCCGCCCGCCGCACGGCGCTCCCTGCTCGGCATGTGGCAGGGCATGGAAAAGATCGGCCGCAAACTCTGGCCCGCCTTTTCCGGCGTCGTCATCATCGAAGCGCACAAGCGGCTCTATCAGGGCCTGCCGGTTGCGGTCCGCGCCTCGCGCCGCGTCTTCGTCCCCGTACTCGCGCCGCATGGGGTTCCGACGACGCGCATACGAGCAGATTGA
- a CDS encoding histidinol-phosphate aminotransferase translates to MTTTASAPVPRPGVMEISAYVPGKDGAGFSGRIFKLSSNETPLGPSPAAIEAYRASADHLELYPDGQATELREAIATVHGLNPANIICGAGSDELLGLLCRCYLGAGDEAIITEHGFLVYRIQITASGATPVTVREDECRVNVDNILAAVTEKTKAVFIANPGNPTGSYIPMADIRRLHAGLPAHVLLVLDAAYAEYVRRNDYETGVELVSSSRNVVMCRTFSKVYGLAALRVGWLYGPSDILAALNRVRGPFNMSVPGLAAAAAAVRDQAFVEKAVAFNSLWLEKLTHAFEAIGLKVTPSVANFVLIHFPDIDGKRAPEADAFLSSRGYILRGVAGYGLPNALRMTVGTEEANRGVIETLGEFMRQA, encoded by the coding sequence ATGACTACGACTGCTTCCGCACCCGTTCCGCGTCCCGGCGTGATGGAGATTTCGGCCTATGTGCCGGGTAAGGACGGAGCTGGCTTTTCCGGCCGCATCTTCAAGCTGTCCTCCAATGAGACGCCGCTTGGCCCAAGCCCGGCCGCTATCGAAGCCTATCGGGCGTCGGCGGATCATCTGGAGCTCTATCCGGACGGGCAGGCGACGGAGTTGCGTGAGGCGATCGCGACGGTGCATGGGCTGAATCCCGCAAACATCATTTGCGGGGCAGGTTCTGACGAGCTGCTGGGTCTGTTGTGTCGCTGCTATCTCGGTGCCGGCGACGAGGCGATCATCACGGAACACGGCTTCCTCGTCTATCGCATCCAGATCACGGCGTCTGGCGCCACACCCGTGACCGTGCGGGAAGACGAGTGCCGGGTGAATGTGGACAACATTCTTGCCGCGGTCACGGAGAAGACCAAGGCTGTCTTCATTGCCAATCCCGGCAATCCGACCGGCTCCTACATTCCCATGGCCGACATCCGCCGTCTGCATGCCGGCCTGCCTGCGCATGTGCTCCTCGTGCTGGACGCGGCCTATGCCGAATATGTTCGCCGCAATGATTACGAGACCGGCGTCGAGCTTGTGTCATCCAGTCGGAATGTCGTCATGTGCCGCACGTTCTCCAAGGTTTATGGGCTGGCAGCGCTACGGGTCGGCTGGCTCTACGGACCCTCTGACATCCTGGCGGCACTGAACCGTGTGCGCGGGCCATTCAACATGTCCGTCCCGGGTCTGGCGGCAGCAGCAGCTGCGGTGCGCGACCAGGCCTTTGTCGAGAAGGCGGTGGCGTTTAATTCGCTCTGGCTGGAAAAGCTGACGCATGCGTTCGAGGCGATCGGCCTGAAGGTCACGCCGTCAGTCGCCAATTTCGTGCTCATCCATTTTCCCGATATCGATGGCAAGCGCGCGCCGGAGGCGGATGCTTTCCTGTCGTCGCGTGGCTACATCCTGCGCGGCGTCGCAGGCTACGGGCTGCCCAATGCTCTGCGCATGACGGTCGGAACGGAAGAGGCCAATCGCGGCGTCATCGAGACGCTGGGCGAATTTATGAGGCAGGCATAA
- a CDS encoding cyclohexadieny/prephenate dehydrogenase yields the protein MAKLYEHIALIGIGLIGSSIARDIKAQGLAGKVTISSRSAATLKRAEELELGDAYLADAAEAVRDADLVIISVPVGASGAVAEQIAGSLKPGATVTDVGSTKASVIAQMQPHIPENVHFIPGHPIAGTEHSGPDAGFAGLFVGRWCILTPVPGTDAEAVAKLRTFWNGLGSKVEEMDPAHHDKVLAIVSHLPHIIAYNIVGTADDLETVTESEVIKYSASGFRDFTRLASSDPTMWRDVCLHNKDAILEMLARFSEDLAYLQRAIRWGDGDKLFDLFTRTRAIRRSIIEAGQDTAAPDFGRHGAAGDLKAGE from the coding sequence GTGGCGAAGCTTTACGAACATATTGCCCTGATCGGCATCGGCCTGATCGGTTCATCGATCGCGCGCGATATCAAGGCGCAGGGGTTGGCTGGCAAGGTGACGATTTCGTCGCGCAGCGCCGCAACGCTGAAGCGGGCCGAAGAACTCGAACTGGGCGACGCCTATTTGGCGGATGCGGCGGAGGCGGTGCGTGATGCCGATCTCGTGATCATCTCTGTCCCGGTCGGCGCGTCAGGCGCGGTTGCCGAACAGATTGCCGGCAGCCTCAAGCCCGGCGCCACGGTCACGGATGTGGGCTCCACAAAGGCATCCGTCATCGCGCAGATGCAGCCGCACATTCCGGAAAACGTCCATTTCATTCCCGGCCACCCGATCGCAGGCACCGAGCATTCGGGGCCGGATGCCGGCTTCGCCGGACTTTTCGTTGGCCGTTGGTGCATCCTGACGCCGGTCCCGGGCACGGACGCCGAGGCTGTCGCGAAGCTGCGCACTTTCTGGAACGGCCTCGGCTCCAAGGTCGAGGAGATGGATCCGGCGCATCACGACAAGGTCCTCGCGATCGTTTCGCATCTGCCGCACATCATCGCCTACAATATCGTCGGCACGGCAGACGATCTGGAGACCGTGACGGAATCGGAAGTCATCAAGTACTCCGCGTCCGGTTTCCGCGACTTCACGCGCCTGGCCTCTTCCGATCCCACGATGTGGCGCGATGTCTGCCTCCACAACAAGGATGCGATCCTCGAAATGCTGGCGCGCTTCTCTGAGGACCTCGCCTATCTGCAGCGGGCGATCCGCTGGGGCGATGGCGACAAGCTGTTTGACCTCTTCACCCGAACCCGTGCCATTCGCCGCTCGATCATCGAGGCCGGGCAGGATACAGCAGCGCCGGACTTCGGTCGTCACGGCGCTGCAGGCGATCTTAAAGCGGGGGAATAA
- a CDS encoding cation transport protein ChaC, translating to MEDFWVFGYGSLMWKPGFAFEERQIARAFGYRRSLCIRSWVHRGTRERPGLVLGLDRGGSCKGVAFRVAETERERVLAYLRERELVTSVYLERLAPARLADGRWIRALIYVADPTHEQFGRPSSPEEAAAIVAGATGASGDNLDYVRNTVSHMRELGIRDHWLEGVLHHAESAHQGVTGP from the coding sequence ATGGAAGATTTTTGGGTCTTTGGCTACGGTTCGCTGATGTGGAAGCCGGGCTTTGCCTTCGAGGAGCGGCAAATTGCCCGCGCCTTTGGCTATCGACGCTCTCTGTGCATCCGCTCATGGGTTCATCGTGGCACCCGGGAGCGACCCGGGCTCGTGCTGGGCCTTGATCGTGGCGGCAGTTGCAAGGGCGTGGCATTCCGGGTTGCGGAGACCGAGCGTGAGCGGGTTCTTGCCTATCTGCGCGAGCGTGAGCTGGTGACGAGCGTTTATCTGGAGCGCCTTGCGCCGGCGCGGCTTGCCGACGGACGATGGATCAGGGCGCTGATCTATGTCGCCGATCCGACGCATGAGCAGTTCGGGCGGCCCTCAAGTCCCGAAGAGGCGGCTGCAATTGTCGCCGGCGCGACCGGTGCTTCCGGCGACAATCTGGATTATGTGCGGAACACGGTTTCGCACATGCGCGAACTCGGAATCCGGGACCACTGGTTGGAAGGCGTGCTCCATCATGCCGAATCGGCCCATCAGGGCGTCACTGGCCCCTGA
- a CDS encoding 1-acyl-sn-glycerol-3-phosphate acyltransferase encodes MVAIRSVIFNVLFYMMFITEMIIFTPAYFLLPRKKAYFVPKFWARSNLWLMKVIVGTHVEIEGLENLPKGAFIFAPKHQTFWDTFAFLPHIDDPLYILKRELLWIPVFGWYVAKQRMIGIDRSARGKAMAEVMTRTLEEMKTGRQLIIYPEGTRRPPGAEPVYKYGIARLYRDLKMPVVPVVHHAGIFWPRRSVLRQGGVIKARILPPIQPGMDEKEFFEQLVKTMEAASDQCLLDTVAANPHLILPQTVKKRLAELRGQ; translated from the coding sequence ATGGTCGCGATCCGGTCGGTGATTTTCAACGTGCTGTTCTACATGATGTTCATCACCGAGATGATCATCTTCACGCCGGCCTACTTTCTGCTGCCGCGCAAGAAGGCCTATTTCGTCCCCAAATTCTGGGCGCGCTCGAACCTATGGCTGATGAAGGTCATCGTGGGGACACATGTGGAAATCGAAGGCCTGGAAAACCTCCCGAAGGGCGCCTTCATCTTCGCGCCCAAGCACCAGACATTCTGGGATACATTTGCCTTCCTGCCCCATATCGACGATCCGCTTTACATCCTGAAGCGCGAGCTCCTGTGGATTCCGGTCTTCGGATGGTATGTCGCCAAGCAGCGCATGATCGGCATCGACCGCTCCGCGCGCGGCAAGGCCATGGCCGAGGTCATGACGCGCACGCTTGAGGAAATGAAGACCGGCCGCCAGCTGATCATCTATCCGGAGGGGACGCGCCGTCCGCCCGGGGCCGAGCCCGTTTACAAATACGGCATCGCCCGGCTCTACCGGGACCTGAAAATGCCGGTCGTTCCCGTCGTTCACCATGCCGGCATCTTCTGGCCGCGCCGATCCGTGCTGCGCCAGGGCGGAGTCATCAAGGCACGCATCCTGCCGCCCATCCAGCCCGGCATGGATGAGAAGGAGTTTTTCGAGCAACTGGTCAAGACGATGGAAGCGGCAAGCGATCAATGCCTTCTCGACACGGTCGCGGCCAATCCTCACCTGATCCTGCCGCAGACCGTGAAGAAGCGTCTGGCCGAACTCAGGGGCCAGTGA
- a CDS encoding Uncharacterized SAM-binding protein YcdF, DUF218 family, with amino-acid sequence MAHVNARTQKEGRGAWRSARPIHRVFLRRLSYVVLLLAGLLFGGFLRFADTVADLAPPEKPKADAVVVLTGGTQRIDQAVNLLETGTGQRLLISGVHPDTSAARIREMTRAPQSLFVCCVDLGYDAIDTVGNALETAKWVHAHKYRRVLVVTSNYHMPRSLLELHRIDPATQYVGYPIVYTDLKSENWMAMPEVVKAMLSEYVKLVGATIRAHLFTPDTSSLRSGKSER; translated from the coding sequence ATGGCCCATGTGAATGCACGCACGCAAAAGGAAGGCAGAGGCGCGTGGCGATCCGCGCGTCCCATTCATCGCGTCTTTCTGCGCCGTTTGAGCTATGTCGTCCTTCTCCTCGCCGGCCTGCTCTTCGGCGGCTTTCTGCGCTTTGCCGACACGGTGGCGGATCTGGCGCCACCCGAGAAGCCGAAAGCCGATGCCGTGGTCGTACTGACCGGCGGCACCCAGCGCATCGACCAGGCGGTCAACCTTCTCGAAACGGGAACCGGCCAACGCCTGCTCATCTCCGGCGTTCACCCCGATACCTCGGCGGCGCGGATCAGGGAGATGACGCGGGCGCCGCAAAGTCTCTTCGTCTGCTGCGTCGACCTTGGCTATGACGCCATTGACACGGTGGGCAACGCGCTGGAAACAGCCAAATGGGTCCACGCGCATAAATACCGCCGTGTGCTGGTGGTCACCAGCAATTATCATATGCCACGCAGCCTGCTGGAACTGCACCGCATCGACCCCGCCACGCAGTATGTCGGATATCCGATCGTCTACACGGACCTGAAATCGGAAAACTGGATGGCCATGCCCGAAGTGGTGAAGGCGATGCTGTCGGAATATGTGAAGCTGGTCGGCGCAACCATCCGTGCGCATCTCTTCACGCCCGATACCTCCAGTCTGCGCAGTGGCAAGAGCGAGCGCTGA
- a CDS encoding cell division transport system permease protein, translating into MSVSEKTPAQPERKKPNDIKTRPHGPIVPSANVQGSALLAVIAIMSFLACLTLGGVSMVRATAASWQSQISREITIQIKPDDDLDMEKALNEARNIASSFVGVTGATIMDKQATSRLLEPWLGASLNIDELPVPRLVIVTIDESAPPDFAALRDALTKKIPQASLDDHRTWVNRLVSMARTTVMIGTGILILVFSAMVLTVIFATRGALSGNRHIVEVLHFVGAEASFVANEFQKHFLIISLKGSGAGSALAAIFFLLASWWQSRSLATPASDQATALFGTFSVGWLGYVGIAMTMILIAALTTLTARLTVMRTIYEIDQIRSDPARSDGLNT; encoded by the coding sequence ATGAGCGTTTCGGAGAAGACACCGGCGCAGCCGGAGCGCAAGAAGCCAAATGACATCAAGACCCGCCCGCACGGGCCAATCGTCCCGTCCGCCAATGTCCAGGGTAGCGCATTGCTGGCGGTCATTGCCATCATGTCGTTTCTGGCGTGCCTGACGCTGGGCGGCGTCAGCATGGTCCGCGCCACCGCTGCGAGCTGGCAGAGCCAGATTTCCCGAGAGATCACTATCCAGATCAAGCCGGACGACGACCTCGACATGGAAAAGGCATTGAACGAGGCGCGCAACATCGCCTCCTCCTTTGTCGGAGTGACTGGCGCCACCATCATGGACAAGCAGGCAACGTCCCGTCTGTTGGAGCCTTGGCTGGGCGCCAGCCTGAATATCGATGAACTGCCGGTCCCCCGCCTCGTGATCGTGACGATCGACGAAAGCGCGCCGCCGGACTTCGCGGCGTTGCGCGACGCGTTGACAAAGAAAATCCCGCAAGCCTCGCTGGACGATCACCGCACCTGGGTCAACCGTCTGGTTTCCATGGCGCGCACCACGGTGATGATCGGCACCGGCATCCTGATCCTGGTTTTCTCAGCCATGGTGCTGACCGTGATCTTCGCCACGCGCGGCGCCCTGTCCGGCAACCGCCATATTGTCGAGGTGCTGCATTTCGTCGGCGCCGAAGCCTCCTTCGTCGCCAACGAATTCCAGAAACACTTTCTGATCATCAGCCTGAAGGGCTCGGGCGCCGGCAGCGCGCTAGCCGCCATCTTCTTCCTGCTGGCGTCCTGGTGGCAGTCGCGCTCTCTGGCAACGCCGGCCAGCGATCAGGCCACTGCCCTGTTCGGCACATTTTCGGTCGGCTGGCTCGGCTATGTCGGCATAGCAATGACCATGATCCTCATTGCCGCCCTGACCACACTGACGGCACGTCTGACCGTCATGCGCACGATTTATGAGATCGATCAGATCCGGTCTGATCCGGCACGAAGCGACGGTTTGAATACATGA
- a CDS encoding cell division transport system ATP-binding protein: MRRPHLENIHQEPRPTVIHFENVGLRYGLGPEILRDITFDIPASSFQFLTGPSGAGKTTLLKLLFLSLKPTRGLIRMFDRDIASIPREDLPMLRRRIGIVFQDFQLLDHLTTYENVSLPLRVRGKEEHTYRSDVIELLKWVGLGQRINVLPPVLSGGEKQRAAIARALMDRPEILLADEPTGNVDPPMARRLLGLFRELNRQGTAVLIATHDFALMDQVDARRMILSEGRLEIFS, translated from the coding sequence GTGCGGCGCCCCCATCTGGAAAACATCCATCAGGAACCGCGACCAACCGTGATACATTTTGAAAATGTGGGATTGCGCTATGGCCTGGGACCGGAAATTCTCCGGGACATCACGTTTGACATTCCGGCAAGCTCCTTCCAGTTCCTGACCGGCCCTTCCGGCGCCGGCAAGACGACGCTTCTGAAGCTGCTTTTCCTGTCGCTAAAGCCGACACGTGGCCTGATCCGCATGTTCGACCGCGACATTGCCTCAATCCCCCGCGAAGACCTGCCGATGCTGCGCCGGCGTATAGGCATCGTATTCCAGGATTTCCAGTTGCTCGACCATCTCACGACCTACGAGAATGTCTCCCTTCCGCTGCGTGTTCGCGGCAAGGAGGAGCACACCTATCGCAGCGACGTGATCGAGCTTCTGAAATGGGTCGGCCTCGGCCAGCGCATCAATGTCCTTCCTCCGGTTCTCTCCGGTGGGGAAAAGCAGCGCGCCGCGATTGCTCGAGCACTGATGGACCGCCCGGAAATCCTGTTGGCGGACGAGCCGACAGGCAATGTCGATCCGCCCATGGCCCGTCGTCTGCTGGGGCTGTTTCGCGAACTGAACCGACAGGGGACCGCAGTCCTGATCGCTACGCACGATTTTGCCCTGATGGATCAGGTCGATGCGCGCAGGATGATTCTCTCCGAAGGCCGTCTGGAAATCTTTTCATGA